Proteins encoded by one window of Bactrocera oleae isolate idBacOlea1 chromosome 4, idBacOlea1, whole genome shotgun sequence:
- the slv gene encoding sugar transporter SWEET1, translated as MPLPTYDVLLESTAVVSTVLQFLSGVIICRKYIQKKSTGESSGLSFICGFLSTSFWLRYGMLTDERSVILVNIIGSFLFLCYTMIFYIFSVNKKSYMRQFGIVLCILFGVWYYTNLVETEEEKVRVMGLVCSIVTVCFFAAPLTMLIHVIRVKNSESLPFALIVMTFLVSVQWVIYGVIISDTFIQIPNFLGCLLSMLQLCLFVVYPPKTYSGQGYRLVDQAPIF; from the exons ATGCCGCTTCCCACATACGATGTGCTACTGGAGTCTACAGCGGTAGTCAGTAcggttttacaatttttgtctGGAGT caTTATATGCCGTAAGTACATACAAAAGAAAAGTACCGGCGAATCATCTGGACTATCTTTTATTTGTGGATTTCTTTC AACTTCCTTTTGGCTTCGTTATGGTATGCTCACTGATGAACGCAGTGTTATATTAGTCAATATAATTGGGTCCTTCCTTTTTCTATGCTACACCATGATATTCTATATTTTCTCAGTAAACAAAAAGTCCTATATGCGACAATTTGGCATTGTATTGTGTATTTTGTTTGGTGTATGGTACTatacaaatttggttgaaaccgAAGAGGAAAAAGTTCGTGTTATGG GTTTGGTCTGCAGTATTGTTACAGTGTGCTTCTTTGCAGCTCCCCTAACTATGTTAATTCATGTGATACGCGTAAAAAATTCAGAAAGTTTACCCTTTGCACTGATTGTAATGACATTTCTGGTGTCTGTACAGTGGGTCATATACGGTGTCATCATATCAGATACTTTTATACAG ATACCAAATTTTCTTGGATGTTTACTTTCAATGCTGCAACTTTGTCTATTCGTTGTTTATCCACCTAAAACCTATTCCGGTCAAGGCTATCGCTTGGTTGACCAAGCCcctattttttga
- the Vps28 gene encoding vacuolar protein sorting-associated protein 28 homolog translates to MQDNCPELYEEVKLYRNAREREKYDNMADLYAIINTLQQLEKAYIRDCITPQEYTAACSKYLVQYKVAFKQVQCDEYPSIDSFVKKFRLDCPAALERIREDRPITIKDDKGNTSKCIAEIVSLFITIMDKLRLKMNTMDALQPDVKDLADNMNRLSLIPKDFEAKQKVETWLSTLNDMQASDELSESQVRQFLFDLESAYADFTKLLHSQ, encoded by the coding sequence ATGCAAGATAATTGTCCAGAATTGTACGAAGAAGTAAAGCTCTATCGGAATGCACGGGAACGAGAGAAATACGACAATATGGCTGATTTGTACGCAATTATCAATACTCTTCAACAGCTCGAAAAGGCGTACATCCGTGACTGTATCACTCCCCAGGAGTATACGGCCGCCTGTTCCAAATATTTAGTGCAGTACAAAGTTGCATTCAAGCAAGTTCAATGTGATGAATATCCCAGTATAGattcatttgtaaaaaaattccgATTAGACTGTCCTGCAGCTCTGGAACGAATACGAGAAGATAGACCTATAACAATTAAAGACGATAAAGGGAATACATCCAAATGCATAGCAGAAATAGTTTCATTATTCATAACCATCATGGACAAATTACGACTTAAGATGAATACAATGGATGCTTTGCAGCCGGACGTAAAAGACTTGGCTGATAATATGAACCGACTGTCATTAATTCCGAAAGATTTtgaagcaaaacaaaaagttgaaaCTTGGCTTAGCACTTTAAATGACATGCAGGCCTCTGACGAATTATCAGAATCACAGGTTCGTCAATTTCTATTTGATTTGGAATCGGCTTACGCTGACTTCACTAAATTATTACATAGTCAATAG